A single window of Plasmodium reichenowi strain SY57 chromosome 14, whole genome shotgun sequence DNA harbors:
- a CDS encoding hypothetical protein (conserved Plasmodium protein, unknown function) has protein sequence MLCFDKEDELKICKRFNIENDINLNKVKNNANDNFLKDINNLEDIDDEIIYINTSICNSFIYIITKYCFYIFDNKDISFVTLYALKYDHVNNFGYHNKVFLSSIDNTIYIISNNYKYVYAYNVENKNGIVILDYDKKAHSLNINEISEEDTSESENEYYEYITYIKKTYKKKRKLQKNISIKLITMLYLPISSNCLMVTKNNILFFSQETDKIFISDSVQNILHKNAQKKNNPDNKMKKLVINTKIVSLRSITCNTNIKTSKVYKKEKKLNSTRNKTIFNELSNLKQVKTKSHTDKNKFIFKNNSKKKYLNDRLFHENMNNKFINSENIFQYYNKIKNKERKKYKNVNGFTKNHNNKYSKKTNDFNPLYLYSINKENHLYDFILNYEYSDDEKKKKYIYENGINIQGISKVEFNLHNDYLFILSVNGELYIFSFFYKFFNFKKNKCCYYYGKKVHNQYYNHRHYEKKKKKKKKKKKKXXXXKKKKKKKKNIYISDENGFFTNMNNNNYNMNHYTNQPNNVSILKKKKKEKKKNVIGLYIGSSIIDISYNIFRKLILVVTDKLIIKGYNTYPYICKHTFEKSIFHIDMFFNNSINFYSYNYLLWNKQQNFFVVSFSRNNYYIFNTNGTLYYCMSNDTKSNEEKNEELYHINNEKEEKNNNNDNNNNDDNNNNDDNNNNNDNNNNDDNNNNDDNNNNDDNNISSSFNRCKHKKLSTTYVENDMNDKDKSNRLNNLIIKNFLKHNNIQRYYIKMSFIFNDFKLCYTKMQDTNFYYLNVKNILYLNDTYSINKVFNYNSNYYTNNLCKKVYIGINNIQILDTNINNYNINDHEKNIVRIKQIDTPFKFIKKCYFNFSNTYMLIIYKSLCIYNIQKKVFSYFLDDYMKYFYHNYPTGWLYDDVFFVTCLHNKYDEYNFKHFKKKNDYNVFNGSNLYNEQMEPKESAYFQFLNIKYESKEDMIEQIEHGAEEKENYDYIEDNDDDGNNIYITNKKEVDDNDKNITNNDHVHILQTNSNINEKTKRENDSIYERQNNSTYDKNNYSNKNYNVELKIMNYLFNFNHNETDTYSKSFEEYFNINKINIYTKPFSIFYHNLFLRKDNNVFLSYFRKQNVKNKNEKSKTKRFEKEKHNEEKKSINDESITCVNRNDNENNSVNVKNNTYNICYINNRINYNIEKNIYDYIEDDLSKLSFHKENVNSIYTKRQKKEEMKNEFFKKMNNCFDTYKYNISFVKDERDENHLKELSAKYEDILNKNNFYYVIYIYNINNVLKFTNYIYSIKFLYRPILTHVYYNNKTMDNLENKKQHISSERYLIVLDAFYNLLCFRITYKNKSVLSEESFNVHNIFVLPLNKDNNFIEPRCFYSIFDIYHYVFVNYDNSVYFLNIYKENKSTNNNNKKDKNDKKDKKDKNYKNDKNDNNNNNNINNSYHNNYNFNFQFTPIFYYLIDHLQIVKDHKISCYYSLPTPIKYMWPSPFFYMYLFYHYCIYVIYHINKLRNKNQFKKKNHSCFPLFVSKENLKDNTFLVKQRNINFMSIQKNKKNMKNEKFSNNSNNNTICNKTSYEAYQEESTFLDSHYPNPFNEYEKYDKHYYKLENILKNKLNEHSLNYQSLIKMKRFISMNDMENNNWIQSKNDIMSYIAKHFYSFFEYIFINDNINIKYFINHLIEQMIKNHKQQISNNVNYNTVLEKMFAWLFYYIINIDENKIRKINKRVNKICKYNFFSIIEEIENQNEACYIYFTSKSNINVISISKSHNKYFFIENLKKHFPFLHSNYFNSDLLIYRYMKLKKYRDEKNCHLYDTLHNMGVFIHTVCNQVFSIGTKYLNNQIKEEDINMIYSYQKKDIKENDEDDYDDDDDVREKKNNYKNMEEQKIDGENKKNIKTHDNYHIQEHSHCSESSYDKINFKITNYINIILLKFIKLYSSIYSYSTKMYQPIYDNKVQKRKIRYIIINLISKYIRHNLFVINMLDMVLYESINRLNHLYICCYKLVYNFLINLNKNIAFYNLVIGNNNKTRKHAIIDITIILLYSLFMSNSYKEKNKEILESLICQNILDMKNNDDNDPLYNNKIFENVKEEQNIENGTSHNIQDKTKSGIDNLFINNFFNYINNHNFNENKSNCIHNIDKSKIDLLKNKNMSDEDIYHMNIYLLLLKEYETNKEDTNLIINGDNFDITSDYVFKINCNIYYISLYLLCILKKKDVFHLYTLLKILKYYCKSHISEVVINTIRKMDPYITAILIYCIGNYVPHDFMKLCLKNERFNISSLYMINIQNYIGIYDIRKYYCIYFLYLSLKYNIMSSQGLLHYLSILFYSLFKNNKNGFFFHWNYYDLNFDTSLNALIPNRLNNSDNYFYFLICANNINNMLSKQIIDIGNLKFLFQNNNTNVTIKRNERNDRIKIEANTKSNYENNTNNYIYEVTDLEENDEYNKNELQGYNNDMYNIDINLKSFNYKNFTMNKIMYEFLYNKDIIRILKNNVHMFNEMYTCNLSLFCTNYLKQNKLHDKEEVNKNDDNIDDANLDYEEIKSIYMKFIILIQNIIRYYIYYMLWFELYYFITNLKIDVLSFFSQSYIFKSNLFPNIFWGICPIDVFQEGKNEGHFYFVNTECRRNKWEQLHENDQENKGSHDERHSDIKHKEHNYHKNKEDEMNKRSNNKINIEETEKKKKKLSYKECEYNEFDNNSKENIDKHTNKYIQYNQYINNILYLKNTFENKERDCDQNNTEDIIFPNVFFIDIYKSFKKHFNILCTKKKKKKNKSKIQMKIEMKDDNTEDIIKQNDNIEKLNEKYRNNILSYNIYNNHTNYLFLETHFAPSVYKYIPIYNTIKYINYIFNVCNIKNYKNSMEKQYIQNQINVRIYNYICNNIIDITHKYKGKNPNKKKEKNKNKETEFSSILKSFNTHKNDMLWFLLRIFLLLKLPIHCLALILYCKNYILLNILFNWFPYLYHIFNYILNMNSTHFLFKRMENDKNKNMNIHINGVEGNDKKQNNFIIINDEYNKNFCQYCYDKILHYNQNNITPFTYNMIEKVYKKKLSAIEKKNYYHIYDHYISCNCLHNLIFLKKKLSSLRKSI, from the coding sequence atgttatgTTTCGATAAAGAAGAcgaattaaaaatatgtaaaagattcaatatagaaaatgatataaatttgAATAAGGTGAAAAATAATGcaaatgataattttttgaaagatataaataatttagaAGATATAGATGatgaaataatttatattaatacaagTATATgtaattcatttatatatattataacaaaatattgtttttatatttttgataataaagatatttCTTTTGTTACATTATATGCTTTAAAATATGATCATGTGAATAATTTTGGATATCATAACAAAGTTTTTTTATCAAGTATTgataatacaatatatattataagtaataattataaatatgtatatgcATATAATGTAGAGAATAAAAATGGTATTGTTATATTAGACTATGATAAAAAAGCTCATTCCCTTAACATCAATGAAATTTCTGAGGAAGATACAAGTGAAAGTgaaaatgaatattatgaatatattacatatatcaaaaaaacttataagaagaaaaggaaattacaaaaaaatattagtATAAAACTTATTACTATGTTATATTTACCTATATCATCTAATTGTCTGATGGTTactaaaaataatattttatttttttcacaAGAAACTGacaaaatttttatatcagACAGTgttcaaaatattttacataaaaatgcacaaaagaaaaataatcctgataataaaatgaaaaagctagttattaatacaaaaattGTTAGCTTGAGAAGTATAACATGTAATACGAATATTAAAACAAGTAAagtttataaaaaagagaaGAAATTAAATTCAACTAGGAACAAGACTATTTTTAATGAGCTTTCAAATTTAAAACAGGTAAAAACAAAATCACACAcagataaaaataaattcatatttaaaaataattccaaaaaaaaataccTAAATGACAGATTATTTcatgaaaatatgaataataaatttataaattctgaaaatatatttcaatactataataaaataaaaaataaggaaagaaaaaaatacaaaaatgtTAATGGTTTTACAAAgaatcataataataagtacagtaaaaaaacaaatgaCTTTAATcctttatatttgtatagtataaataaagaaaatcatttatatgatttCATTCttaattatgaatattctgatgatgaaaaaaaaaagaaatatatatatgaaaatggTATTAATATTCAAGGCATTTCAAAAGTAGAATTCAATTTGCATAATGAttatttgttcattttaAGTGTTAATGgagaattatatattttttcttttttttataaattttttaattttaagaAGAATAAatgttgttattattatggtAAAAAGGTACACAatcaatattataatcatagacattatgaaaaaaaaaaaaaaaaaaaaaaaaaaaaaaaaaaaaaaaNNNNNNNNNaaaaaaaaaaaaaaaaaaaaaaaaaaaatatatatatatctgATGAAAATGGattttttacaaatatgaataataataattataatatgaaccATTATACAAATCAACCTAATAATGTTtctattttaaaaaaaaaaaaaaaagaaaaaaaaaaaaatgttattgGTTTATATATTGGATCTTCTATTATTGATATAAGTTACAACATTTTTAGAAAACTCATATTGGTTGTAACagataaattaattataaaaggATATAACACATATCcttatatatgtaaacaTACCTTTGAAAAGTCTATTTTTCACATAGATAtgttttttaataattctataaatttttattcttataattatttattatggAATAAACAGcaaaatttttttgtagTATCATTTAGtagaaataattattatatatttaatacGAATGGAACgttatattattgtatGAGTAATGATACCAAATCGAATGAAGAGAAAAATGAGGAACTgtatcatataaataatgagaaagaggaaaaaaataataataatgataataataataatgatgataataataataatgatgataataataataataatgataataataataatgatgataataataataatgatgataataataataatgatgataataatatttcaagTTCATTTAATCGATgtaaacataaaaaattatctaCTACATATGTTGAAAATGATATGAATGATAAGGACAAATCAAATAgattaaataatttaataataaagaactttttaaaacataataatatacaaagatattatataaaaatgtcctttatttttaacGATTTCAAGTTGTGTTATACCAAAATGCAAGACACCAATTTTTACTATTTAAATGTAAAgaatattctttatttgaATGATACCTATAGTATCAATAAAGtgtttaattataatagtaattattatacaaaCAATTTATGcaaaaaagtatatattggtataaataatattcaaaTATTAGATACgaatattaataattataatataaatgatcATGAAAAGAATATAGTAAGAATAAAACAAATAGATACTccttttaaatttattaagaaatgttattttaattttagCAACACTTATATgcttattatttataaatctttatgcatatataatatacaaaagaaagttttttcttattttctTGATGACTATATGAAATACTTTTATCACAATTACCCAACTGGTTGGCTGTATGACGATGTCTTTTTTGTTACGTGcttacataataaatatgatgaatataattttaaacattttaaaaaaaaaaatgattataatgTGTTTAATGGTTCTAATTTATACAATGAACAAATGGAACCTAAGGAAAGTGCatattttcaatttttgaatataaaatatgaaagTAAAGAAGACATGATTGAACAAATTGAACATGGTGCTgaggaaaaagaaaattatgattatattgaagataatgatgatgatggtaataacatatatattacaaataaaaaagaagttgatgataatgataagaATATAACTAACAATGATcatgtacatatattacaaacaaattcaaatattaatgaaaaaacaaaaagggaaaatgattctatatatgaaagacaaaataatagtacttatgataaaaataattattctaATAAAAACTATAATGTAGAGctaaaaattatgaattatttattcaaTTTTAATCATAATGAAACAGATACCTATTCAAAATCTTTTGAAGAATATTTCAATATTAATAAgatcaatatatataccaaACCCTTTTCCATATTTTACCATAATCTGTTTTTAAGAAAGGATAATAATGTGTTTCTATCATATTTTCGTAAACAAAATgttaagaataaaaatgaaaagagcaaaacaaaaagatttgaaaaagaaaaacataatgaggaaaagaaaagtaTAAATGACGAATCTATAACATGCGTAAATAGAAACGATAATGAAAACAATAGTGTaaatgttaaaaataatacatataatatttgttatataaataatcgaattaattataatattgagaagaatatatatgattatattgAAGATGATTTATCAAAGTTATCATTTCATAAGGAAAATGTAAATAGTATATACACAAAGAGACAGAAAAAAGAAGAGATgaaaaatgaattttttaaaaaaatgaataattgTTTTgacacatataaatataatatatcatttgtAAAAGATGAAAGAGATGAAAATcatttaaaagaattaagcgcaaaatatgaagatattttgaataaaaataatttttattatgtgatatatatatataatataaataatgttttaaaatttacaaattatatatattctattAAGTTTTTATATAGACCAATATTAACACATgtgtattataataataaaactaTGGATAATTTGGAAAATAAGAAACAACATATTTCTAGTGAAAGATATTTAATAGTTCTGGATGCTTTTTATAACTTATTATGTTTTAGAATAAcgtataaaaataaaagtgtTCTTTCAGAGGAATCATTTAATGTGCATAATATATTCGTTTTGCCTTTAAATAAAGACAACAATTTTATTGAACCTCGATGTTTTTATTCtatatttgatatatatcattatgtatttgtaaattatgataattctgtatattttttaaatatatataaagaaaataaaagcacaaataataacaacaaaaaGGACAAAAACGACAAAAAGGACAAAAAGGACAAAAACTACAAAAACGACAAAAACgacaacaacaataataataatattaataattcttatcataataattataattttaattttcaATTTACTccaattttttattacctTATTGATCATCTACAAATTGTTAAGGACCATAAAATTTCTTGTTATTATTCCTTGCCAACTccaataaaatatatgtggCCTTCTCCATTTTTTTACATGTACTTATTTTATCACTATTGcatttatgttatatatcatattaataaattaagaaacaaaaatcaatttaaaaaaaaaaatcattcCTGCTTTCCTCTTTTTGTAAGTAAAGAAAATCTTAAGGACAATACCTTTTTGGTTAAACAAAGAAACATAAATTTTATGTctatacaaaaaaataaaaaaaacatgaaaaatgaaaaatttagcaataatagtaataataacacTATCTGTAATAAAACATCATATGAAGCATATCAAGAAGAATCAACTTTTCTCGATTCACATTATCCAAACCCATTTAACGAgtatgaaaaatatgacaaacattattataaacttgaaaatattttaaaaaacaaacTTAATGAACATTCCTTAAATTATCAATctttgataaaaatgaaaagatTTATAAGTATGAACGatatggaaaataataattggATACAATCCAAAAACGATATTATGTCATATATAGCgaaacatttttattcattttttgaatatatatttattaatgataatattaatataaaatattttattaatcaTTTAATAGAACAAATGATTAAAAATCATAAACAACAAATTAGTAACAatgtaaattataataCTGTTTTAGAAAAAATGTTTGCTTGGctattttattacataataaatattgatgaaaataaaatacgtaaaataaataaaagagtgaacaaaatatgtaaatataattttttttcaattatTGAAGAAATAGAAAACCAGAATGAAGcttgttatatatattttacttCAAAAAGTAACATTAATGTAATAAGTATTAGTAAGAGTCacaataaatatttttttatagaaaatttaaaaaaacattttcCTTTCCTCCATAGTAACTACTTTAATAGTGATTTACTCATATATAGATAcatgaaattaaaaaaatacagAGATGAAAAGAATTGTCATTTGTATGATACTTTGCATAATATGGGTGTATTTATACATACTGTTTGTAATCAGGTCTTTTCGATAGGTACCAAATATTTAAACAACCAAATCAAAGAAGAAGATATAAACATGATTTATAGTTATCAGAAGAAggatataaaagaaaatgacGAAGATgattatgatgatgatgatgatgttagagaaaaaaaaaataattataaaaatatggaagaacaaaaaattgatggggaaaacaaaaaaaatataaaaacacatgataattatcatattcaAGAACATAGTCATTGTTCAGAAAGTTcttatgataaaataaatttcaaaataacaaattatattaatataattttattaaagttcattaaattatatagtTCTATTTATTCCTATTCAACAAAAATGTATCAGCCtatttatgataataaagTACAAAAGAGGAAAATTCgttatatcattataaatctcatttctaaatatatcagacataatttatttgtaattAATATGTTAGATATGGTTTTATATGAATCCATAAATAGATTAAaccatttatatatttgttgCTACAAACTTGTATATaactttttaataaatttaaataaaaatattgctttttataatttagttataggaaataataataaaacgAGAAAGCATGCAATTATAgatattactattattcTATTGTATTCTCTTTTTATGAGTAATTCTtataaggaaaaaaataaagaaatcCTGGAAAGTTTAATATgtcaaaatatattagataTGAAGAACAATGATGATAACGATCCattgtataataataaaatatttgagaatgtaaaagaagaacaaaatatagAGAATGGTACATCACATAATATACAAGATAAAACCAAATCAGGAATAGATAATTTATTCatcaataatttttttaattatataaataatcataattttaatgaaaataaatctaattgtattcataatatagataaatcCAAAATAGATTTGTTAAAGAATAAGAATATGAGTGATGAAgatatatatcatatgaacatatacttattattattaaaagaatatgaaacaaataaagaagatactaatttaataataaatggTGACAACTTTGATATTACAAGTGattatgtatttaaaataaattgtaatatatattatatatctttatatttattatgtatattaaaaaaaaaagatgtatttcatttatataccttattaaaaatattaaaatattattgtaaATCTCACATTTCAGAGGTAGTTATAAATACTATAAGAAAAATGGATCCGTATATTACTgcaatattaatatattgtatagGTAATTATGTACCACATGATTTTATGAAATTgtgtttaaaaaatgaacgTTTCAATATATcttctttatatatgataaatatacaaaattatataggtatttatgatattagaaaatattattgtatatattttttatatttaagtttgaaatataatataatgtcATCTCAAGGtttattacattatttatcaattttattttattctttatttaagaataataaaaatggttttttttttcattgGAATTATTATGATCTAAATTTCGACACTTCATTAAATGCATTAATACCAAATAGATTAAACAATTCagataattatttttattttcttatatgtgctaataatataaataatatgttatcAAAACAAATTATAGACATAGgtaatttaaaatttctttttcaaaACAATAATACAAATGTAACAATCAAAAGAAATGAACGAAATGATCGTATTAAGATAGAAGCAAATACAAAAAGCAACTATGAAAATAACACtaataattacatatatgaAGTAACAGATttagaagaaaatgatgaatataacaaaaatgaaCTACAAGGgtataataatgatatgtataatatagatataaattTGAAAAGTTTTAATTACAAGAATTTTACaatgaacaaaattatgtatgaatttttatataacaaagatataattagaatattaaaaaacaaTGTTCATATGTTTAATGAAATGTACACATGTAACCTCTCTTTATTTTGTACAAACTATTTGAAACAAAACAAATTACATGATAAAGAAGAAGTAAATAAAAACGATGACAATATAGATGATGCTAATTTAGAttatgaagaaataaaaagtatttatatgaaatttattatattaatccaaaatattatacgttattatatatattatatgctGTGGTTTGaattgtattattttattacgaatttaaaaatcgatgttttatcttttttctCACAATCGTATATTTTTAAGTCCAATTTATTtccaaatatattttgGGGTATATGTCCTATTGATGTTTTTCAAGAAGGAAAGAATGAAGGgcatttttattttgtaaatacTGAATGTAGGAGAAACAAATGGGAACAGCTACATGAAAATGATCAAGAAAATAAAGGATCGCACGATGAACGGCACAGTgatataaaacataaagAGCATAACTaccataaaaataaagaagacGAAATGAATAAGAGAAGTaacaataaaattaatattgaagaaacagaaaaaaaaaaaaaaaagttatcGTACAAAGAATGTGAATACAATGAGTTTGATAATAATTCGAAGgaaaatatagataagcacacaaacaaatatatccaatataatcaatatataaataatatattatacttaAAAAATACTTTTGAGAACAAAGAAAGAGATTGTGACCAAAACAATACAGAAGATATCATTTTCCcaaatgtattttttattgatatttataaatcttttaaaaaacactttaacatattatgtacaaaaaaaaaaaaaaaaaaaaataaaagtaaaatcCAAATGAAAATAGAAATGAAAGACGATAATACagaagatataataaaacaaaatgataatatagaaaaattgaatgaaaaatatagaaataatatcctttcgtataatatatataataatcatacTAATTACCTATTTCTGGAAACGCATTTTGCCCCTTCggtttataaatatatacctatatataatactataaaatatataaactatatttttaatgtttgtaatataaaaaattataagaattCGATGgaaaaacaatatatacaaaatcAAATTAATGttagaatatataattatatttgtaataatattatagatattacccataaatataaaggGAAAAATCCtaacaaaaaaaaggaaaaaaataaaaataaagaaacaGAATTTTCTTCAATTCTTAAATCATTCAATACACATAAAAATGACATGTTATGGTTTTTACTAAgaatttttcttttattaaaattacCTATACATTGTTTGGctttaatattatattgtaaaaattatatattacttaatatattatttaattggtttccatatttatatcatatatttaattatatattaaatatgaacagtacacattttttatttaaaagaatggaaaatgataaaaacaaaaatatgaatattcatataaatgGCGTAGAAGGAAATGATaagaaacaaaataattttattattatcaatgatgaatataataaaaacttTTGTCAATATTGTTATGATAAAATTTTACAttataatcaaaataatatcactccttttacatataatatgatagaaaaggtatataaaaaaaaattgtctgcgattgaaaaaaaaaattattatcatatatatgatcattatatttcatGTAATTGTTtacataatttaatatttctaaagaaaaaattatcatctttgagaaaaagtatataa
- a CDS encoding vacuolar protein sorting-associated protein 4, putative, whose protein sequence is MDSEETINLAVKYAKEAVVEDEKKNYKEALNLYIQSLQYFNFFCKYEKNSNIRDLILKKMEVYMTRAENLKEMLNKKDSIENKEKITNTEETKENMKKQIKQFILNKNNNIKWPDVCGLETAKEVLKEAIIFPLKFPKLFNSSTLPYKGILLYGPPGTGKTFLALACSNECNMNFFNVSSSDLVSKYQGESEKYIKCLFETAKEHSPAIIFIDEIDSLCGSRTDGENESTRRIKTEFLINMSGLTNYKNNIIVMGATNTPWSLDSGFRRRFEKRIYIPLPNIYARSKIFEKYINQNENNNISKEDIKQFATLTENYTGADIDILCRDAVYMPVKKCLLSKFFKQVKKNNKICYTPCSPGDSDPTKVEKNVMSLSENELSLPPLTVQDFKTAISNAKPSLSVDDIKKYEEWTHQYGMNGT, encoded by the coding sequence ATGGACTCTGAAGAAACAATAAATTTGGCAGTGAAGTATGCCAAAGAAGCCGTTGTGGAAGATGAAAAGAAGAATTATAAGGAAGCActaaatttatatatccaAAGTTTACAGTactttaattttttttgtaaatatgaaaaaaattcaaatataaGAGATTTAATTTTGAAGAAAATGGAAGTATATATGACAAGAGCCgaaaatttaaaagaaatgttaaataaaaaagatagtatagaaaataaagaaaaaataacaaaCACAGAAgaaacaaaagaaaatatgaagaaacaaataaaacaatttatattaaataaaaataataatattaaatggCCAGATGTATGTGGTTTAGAAACCGCTAAAGAAGTATTAAAAGAGGCAATTATTTTCCCATTAAAATTTccaaaattatttaattcttctACTTTACCTTATAAAGgaattttattatatggtCCACCTGGTACAGGGAAAACATTCCTTGCATTAGCTTGCTCGAATGAATGcaatatgaatttttttaatgtatcTTCATCAGATTTAGTTAGTAAATATCAAGGAGAAAgtgaaaaatatattaaatgtttATTCGAAACTGCTAAGGAACATTCTCCTgcaataatttttattgaTGAAATTGATTCCTTATGTGGATCAAGAACTGACGGAGAGAATGAATCTACTAGAAGAATAAAAACGgaatttttaattaatatgaGTGGACTTACAAactataaaaataatattattgttatgGGTGCAACTAATACACCTTGGTCCTTAGATAGTGGATTTAGAAGGAGATttgaaaaaagaatttatatACCGCTACCAAATATTTATGCAAgatcaaaaatatttgaaaaatatatcaatcaaaatgaaaataataatatatcaaaagAGGATATAAAACAATTCGCTACATTAACTGAAAATTATACAGGTGCTGATATTGATATTCTTTGTAGAGATGCTGTCTATATGCCAGTAAAAAAATGTCTTCTTTCgaaattttttaaacaggttaaaaagaataataaaatatgcTATACTCCATGCTCACCTGGAGATTCAGATCCTACGAAagtagaaaaaaatgtcATGTCTTTAAGTGAAAACGAATTATCATTACCTCCATTGACTGTACAAGATTTTAAAACGGCTATATCAAATGCTAAACCGTCATTATCAGTAGatgatattaaaaaatatgaagaatGGACTCATCAATATGGAATGAACGGTACATAA